The Antarcticibacterium sp. 1MA-6-2 genome has a window encoding:
- a CDS encoding ABC transporter permease gives MLLNYFKIAWRNLLNNKVYSLINIFGLALGMAVTIMICLWIQDEINFNRSFQNHDQIAQVFQSQTLNGEVGTGPAIPRPLEFLFRESYNSNFDKLAMSSWTNSKYLKYGETNISKTGNYIQEEGLEIFEPKILKGDKNGLDEINSIMISESTAKALFGNNDPLGKILKVNSVDDMLITAVYEDFPLNTSLYDVHFLMPWEHYINSQEWIKYARDQWGNNSFQLFVKIPEDLSMETVTANILDSKKKANEEAINFDTKIFLLPMADWHLRSNFENGVQTGGRIENVWLFGIIGAFVLFLACINFMNLSTARSEKRALEVGIRKAIGSSKAQLIKQFLSESLVVTMISFIVSLGLALLFLSTFNELASKEITFPWSSPEFWIYSLVFIIITALLAGGYPALYLSSFRLGKSFKGNI, from the coding sequence ATGCTTCTCAATTATTTCAAAATAGCCTGGAGAAACTTATTAAATAATAAGGTGTATTCCCTCATAAATATATTCGGTCTTGCCCTGGGCATGGCAGTCACTATTATGATTTGTCTCTGGATTCAGGATGAGATAAATTTTAATAGATCTTTCCAAAATCACGACCAGATTGCACAGGTATTTCAAAGTCAGACTTTGAATGGTGAGGTTGGAACGGGACCAGCTATTCCAAGGCCTTTAGAATTTCTTTTCAGGGAATCTTATAATTCAAATTTTGACAAACTTGCGATGTCTTCCTGGACCAATTCTAAATACCTCAAATATGGAGAAACCAATATTTCCAAAACCGGGAATTATATACAGGAAGAAGGACTGGAGATTTTTGAACCAAAAATTTTAAAGGGAGACAAAAATGGCTTAGATGAAATAAACTCTATCATGATTTCTGAATCAACAGCCAAAGCTTTATTCGGAAACAATGATCCTCTGGGAAAAATTTTAAAAGTAAATAGCGTAGATGATATGCTTATAACTGCCGTGTATGAGGATTTCCCGCTAAACACCTCTCTATATGATGTTCATTTTCTCATGCCATGGGAACATTATATTAATTCGCAGGAATGGATAAAGTATGCCAGGGATCAATGGGGAAATAATTCTTTTCAATTATTTGTGAAAATTCCCGAAGACCTCTCCATGGAAACTGTTACGGCCAATATTTTAGATTCAAAAAAGAAGGCCAATGAGGAAGCAATAAATTTTGACACTAAAATTTTTCTTTTGCCTATGGCCGATTGGCACCTGAGATCAAACTTTGAAAATGGGGTGCAAACCGGAGGGAGGATTGAAAATGTATGGCTTTTTGGAATTATAGGAGCTTTTGTGTTGTTCCTGGCCTGCATAAATTTCATGAACCTGAGCACAGCAAGATCTGAAAAAAGAGCATTAGAGGTGGGTATTCGTAAAGCTATAGGCTCTAGTAAAGCACAATTAATTAAACAATTTTTAAGTGAGTCACTTGTGGTGACCATGATAAGTTTCATCGTTTCCCTTGGATTAGCACTCCTCTTTCTAAGCACTTTTAATGAACTGGCAAGCAAAGAAATTACTTTCCCCTGGTCGAGTCCTGAATTCTGGATCTACTCCTTAGTGTTTATCATAATTACAGCCTTGTTAGCCGGAGGTTATCCTGCTTTATACCTGTCCTCTTTTAGACTAGGTAAGAGTTTTAAAGGGAACATTTAA
- a CDS encoding ABC transporter permease — protein MAMVSIKPGNERKTLELIKRYYEQYNNGYTFDFKFLDDTFQAQYTTEQHLLKLSGYFAYMAILISCLGLLGLATFNAEMRKKEIGIRKVLGSSSLGILKLLNADFIKLVGLSLVLAIPIAWFVMQRWLSQFAYRIDISWWIFAVAGVTAILIALFTVSFQAIKAAIANPVKSLRTE, from the coding sequence CAAACCGGGAAATGAAAGAAAAACGCTGGAACTGATCAAAAGGTACTATGAGCAGTACAACAACGGTTACACATTTGATTTTAAGTTTCTGGATGACACCTTCCAGGCTCAATACACAACAGAGCAGCACCTACTGAAACTTTCAGGATACTTTGCTTATATGGCAATCCTCATCTCCTGCCTGGGGCTTTTGGGACTTGCCACCTTTAATGCCGAAATGCGAAAAAAAGAAATCGGGATCAGAAAAGTTTTGGGATCTTCTTCCCTGGGAATTTTAAAGTTGTTAAATGCCGATTTTATAAAACTGGTGGGACTTTCCCTTGTTCTGGCCATTCCTATCGCCTGGTTTGTTATGCAACGCTGGCTCTCTCAATTTGCCTATAGAATAGATATAAGCTGGTGGATTTTTGCTGTAGCCGGGGTAACTGCAATCCTTATCGCACTGTTTACTGTAAGCTTTCAGGCAATTAAAGCTGCCATTGCGAACCCGGTAAAGAGTTTAAGAACGGAGTAA